A genomic segment from Lignipirellula cremea encodes:
- a CDS encoding RNA polymerase sigma factor — translation MALPSVQFIIRAAAKRLSQHLRDPSGEDDYRQELSLHILQKWKRFDRRRGFEGAYLKRLLANKECDILRAAFAERRGLIRTVEWPRDPDGSLVEIRDPHCQCSSDWFEVDDAIDGLIDPERSICRLHVEGQAVPDIARLLQMSRGSVYRSLDFLAEYFEDKGLAEYLQNPGA, via the coding sequence TTGGCCCTTCCTTCCGTGCAGTTCATCATCCGTGCGGCCGCCAAACGTCTTTCCCAGCATCTTCGCGATCCGTCCGGCGAAGACGACTATCGCCAGGAGCTCTCGCTGCACATCCTGCAAAAGTGGAAGCGATTCGATCGCCGGCGCGGTTTCGAAGGAGCGTACCTCAAACGTCTCCTCGCCAATAAAGAGTGCGATATTCTTCGCGCTGCTTTCGCGGAGCGACGAGGTCTGATTCGAACGGTGGAGTGGCCGCGGGATCCCGACGGCAGTCTGGTCGAAATACGGGATCCGCACTGCCAATGCTCGAGCGACTGGTTCGAGGTCGATGATGCGATCGACGGATTGATCGATCCCGAACGGAGCATCTGCCGACTGCACGTCGAAGGACAAGCGGTCCCCGACATCGCTCGTCTGCTCCAAATGTCCCGCGGCTCTGTCTATCGGTCACTCGACTTTCTCGCGGAATACTTCGAGGACAAAGGTTTGGCGGAATATTTGCAGAATCCGGGCGCTTAA
- a CDS encoding DUF2924 domain-containing protein, producing the protein MNIQKEVAALERMTVDQLRVRFAEVFGESTNGRHKQWLVKRIIWRMQANSEGDLSERARRRAEELANDSDLRTMPPRQPRTESASRTKTVTGRVRSDSRLPMPGAVLTREYKNRTIQVTVLADGFEFEGETYRSLSAVAKAVTGSHWSGHLFFGLKGGK; encoded by the coding sequence ATGAACATTCAGAAAGAAGTCGCCGCGCTGGAGCGGATGACGGTCGACCAGCTACGCGTCCGCTTCGCCGAGGTTTTCGGCGAATCAACCAACGGCCGCCACAAGCAGTGGCTCGTGAAACGCATCATCTGGCGGATGCAAGCCAATTCGGAAGGCGACCTGTCCGAACGCGCCCGACGCCGCGCCGAGGAACTGGCCAACGACTCCGACCTGCGAACGATGCCGCCACGGCAACCGAGAACGGAATCCGCATCGCGGACCAAAACGGTCACCGGCAGGGTTCGCAGCGATTCCCGACTGCCGATGCCTGGGGCGGTGTTGACCCGCGAATACAAAAATCGCACGATCCAGGTCACGGTGCTCGCCGACGGATTCGAATTCGAGGGCGAGACGTATCGGTCGCTGTCGGCCGTCGCCAAAGCGGTCACGGGGTCGCATTGGAGCGGACACCTCTTCTTCGGTTTGAAGGGAGGCAAATGA
- a CDS encoding recombinase family protein, whose protein sequence is MMNRKQPTPPTIRCAVYTRVSTNEQAEQEYSSIDAQRETGEAYVASQKHAGWQCVDERYDDGGFTGANTERPAFQRLWADIEAGKVDVIVTYKLDRLTRSLADFTANAHSAGPGLFGGRGALTGVFCTIDCLGEWRFSTFNWRS, encoded by the coding sequence ATGATGAATCGCAAGCAACCCACGCCCCCGACCATCCGCTGCGCCGTCTACACGAGGGTTTCAACCAACGAACAGGCCGAGCAAGAATACAGCAGCATCGATGCCCAGCGCGAGACGGGCGAGGCCTATGTCGCAAGCCAGAAACATGCAGGTTGGCAATGCGTTGACGAACGCTACGACGATGGCGGGTTCACCGGGGCAAACACGGAGCGGCCGGCCTTTCAACGGTTGTGGGCTGATATAGAAGCCGGCAAGGTGGACGTCATTGTCACGTACAAACTTGATCGTTTGACTCGCAGTCTGGCCGACTTCACGGCAAACGCGCACTCTGCGGGACCTGGGCTGTTTGGGGGACGGGGCGCGCTGACCGGGGTTTTCTGCACAATTGACTGCTTGGGAGAATGGCGTTTCAGCACCTTCAACTGGCGATCATGA
- a CDS encoding ISAs1 family transposase, with protein sequence MMTEIQFDNVDSILTSFGELTDPRSHINRLHLFGDLLVISIMAVIAGADGPQAIGIWAKHHQTWLKKHLVLPHGVPSHDTFGRLLGLLKPAAFQKCFEAWIRSIAPLDKETDLNQIAIDGKVLKRSHDRKRKLGPLWLVSAWSVDRSLSLGQLATDEKSNEITAIPELLENIEVQGAVVTIDAAGCQREIARKIIDGHGDYLLALKGNQGKLYEAVTDYILLHMENDFADIPARRFTETLHGHGRVDEITYYQMPVPKDLVNREKWPGLKTIGVAIRQSESGSKTSSDARFYIGSIALGVKKFARYVRGHWAIENTLHWCLDVTFREDENRVRERTTADNLAWLKRFALSMLKQQDDKYSIAMRRRVAGWDLDYLAKILGIPVL encoded by the coding sequence ATGATGACAGAAATTCAGTTCGATAATGTCGACTCGATCCTGACAAGTTTCGGCGAACTCACCGACCCCCGTTCGCATATCAACAGGCTCCATCTCTTCGGCGATCTGCTGGTCATTTCGATCATGGCAGTCATCGCTGGCGCGGATGGGCCGCAGGCGATCGGAATCTGGGCGAAGCACCATCAAACCTGGTTGAAAAAACACCTGGTGTTGCCCCATGGCGTCCCCTCGCACGACACGTTCGGACGCCTGCTTGGCCTGCTGAAACCGGCGGCCTTTCAGAAGTGTTTTGAAGCCTGGATTCGGTCGATCGCGCCGCTTGATAAAGAGACCGACTTGAATCAAATTGCGATCGACGGCAAGGTCCTCAAGCGTAGCCACGATCGCAAACGCAAGCTGGGGCCGTTGTGGCTTGTCAGCGCCTGGTCGGTCGATCGTTCGCTCAGTCTGGGACAGCTGGCCACGGACGAAAAATCGAACGAAATCACGGCGATTCCCGAGCTTTTGGAGAATATCGAGGTCCAGGGAGCTGTGGTCACCATCGACGCCGCCGGCTGTCAACGCGAGATCGCCAGGAAGATCATCGACGGCCACGGCGACTACCTTCTGGCGCTCAAGGGGAATCAAGGAAAACTTTACGAAGCGGTGACAGACTACATCCTCCTGCACATGGAAAACGACTTCGCAGATATCCCGGCAAGACGCTTCACGGAAACGCTCCACGGCCACGGACGCGTCGACGAAATCACCTACTATCAGATGCCTGTTCCGAAGGATCTGGTGAACCGGGAAAAGTGGCCGGGATTGAAAACGATTGGCGTCGCGATTCGGCAAAGCGAGAGCGGTTCGAAGACTTCGAGTGATGCTCGCTTCTACATCGGCTCGATCGCCCTGGGGGTCAAGAAATTCGCCCGTTATGTGCGTGGCCATTGGGCGATCGAGAATACGCTTCACTGGTGCCTGGATGTGACGTTTCGTGAGGACGAAAATCGGGTGCGTGAGCGGACGACCGCGGACAATCTGGCGTGGCTGAAACGCTTCGCCCTGAGCATGCTCAAGCAGCAAGATGACAAGTACAGCATCGCCATGCGTCGCCGCGTCGCCGGCTGGGACCTCGACTACCTCGCCAAAATCCTCGGAATTCCCGTACTATAG
- a CDS encoding recombinase family protein, producing MCVCRADFARTLELLAKHNVSLVSVTQAFDTSTATGKLMMHVLMSFAEFERSLISERTRDKIASARRRGMYIGGRAILGYDVVDRKLVINELESERVRRIFAMYVEHQSLIATARELNKLGWETKSWRTKKGEFHPSLQFNKTNLHALLKNVLYAGKVGYKTEVHEGEHDAIVDAETFAKVQRLLTRNSHGGGPRNKYGAILRGLLRCGACGCAMGHTFSSKGKRRYRYYVCQHAQKNGRDVCPHPSLSAPAIEKFVVEELRAFGTDPAVVAATLAQVRRLATEGTKRLAQEQTALKRQLRADERELGRLAVADLKEEIRAGRLVDLQGRIDAAKTRLVAIAEELAELKSEDLDETEITAKLASFDELWEALTPKERVRVVSLLVERVVYDAADESVAITFRELSAEVTV from the coding sequence GTGTGCGTTTGCCGTGCCGACTTCGCCCGGACCTTGGAACTGCTGGCAAAACATAACGTGTCGCTGGTCTCTGTGACGCAGGCGTTCGATACCTCGACGGCGACTGGCAAGCTGATGATGCACGTTTTGATGTCTTTCGCCGAGTTCGAACGATCGCTGATTTCCGAACGCACTCGGGACAAGATTGCATCAGCCCGACGCCGCGGCATGTACATCGGCGGGCGGGCGATTCTCGGCTACGACGTTGTCGACCGGAAGCTTGTCATCAACGAACTCGAATCCGAACGCGTCCGCCGCATCTTCGCGATGTACGTTGAGCACCAATCGCTGATCGCCACCGCGAGGGAACTGAATAAGCTCGGCTGGGAGACAAAATCCTGGCGCACCAAAAAAGGCGAGTTCCATCCAAGCTTGCAATTTAACAAGACGAACTTGCACGCCCTTCTCAAAAACGTTCTTTATGCCGGCAAGGTGGGCTACAAGACCGAGGTACACGAAGGCGAGCACGACGCGATTGTCGACGCCGAGACCTTTGCCAAGGTGCAGCGGCTGCTGACCCGGAATTCCCACGGAGGCGGACCGAGGAATAAATACGGGGCGATCCTGCGGGGACTGCTTCGGTGCGGTGCCTGCGGATGCGCGATGGGGCACACGTTCAGCTCCAAAGGCAAACGACGCTATAGATATTATGTTTGCCAGCACGCACAGAAGAACGGACGCGACGTTTGCCCGCATCCATCGCTCTCGGCCCCCGCCATCGAGAAGTTCGTCGTCGAGGAACTCCGCGCCTTCGGAACCGACCCCGCCGTTGTGGCCGCGACGTTGGCCCAGGTGCGGCGACTGGCCACGGAGGGGACCAAACGCCTGGCTCAAGAACAGACCGCGTTAAAACGGCAACTCCGCGCCGACGAACGGGAGTTGGGGCGGCTGGCCGTGGCTGATTTGAAGGAAGAGATTCGGGCGGGAAGGCTGGTCGACTTGCAGGGGCGGATCGATGCGGCCAAGACGAGGCTGGTGGCCATTGCGGAGGAGCTGGCGGAACTGAAATCCGAGGATTTGGACGAAACGGAAATCACCGCGAAGCTCGCCAGCTTCGACGAGCTGTGGGAAGCGCTGACGCCAAAGGAACGCGTGCGGGTCGTGTCGCTGTTGGTCGAGCGGGTGGTTTACGACGCCGCAGACGAGAGCGTGGCGATTACGTTCCGCGAATTGAGCGCGGAGGTGACTGTATGA
- a CDS encoding transposase: MWCNTEDADYCRDQLQFPDCSILLCVERVVVERGTETLRDVRYFVSSLDAETVTPQQLLGWVRGHWSVENNLHFVKDRWWDEDRHYLRRPGLAERMATLTSCALAFVQLVAQTADRGLRRQADLFAWRPQTALHQLGFK; the protein is encoded by the coding sequence ATCTGGTGCAATACCGAGGACGCCGACTACTGTCGAGACCAACTGCAGTTCCCCGACTGCAGCATCCTGCTCTGCGTGGAGCGTGTGGTCGTTGAGCGGGGGACGGAAACTCTTCGTGATGTAAGATACTTCGTCAGTAGCCTTGATGCGGAAACCGTCACGCCTCAGCAACTGCTGGGCTGGGTGCGTGGTCACTGGTCGGTGGAGAACAATCTTCACTTTGTGAAAGACCGCTGGTGGGATGAAGACCGGCACTATCTCCGCCGCCCCGGCTTGGCCGAGCGGATGGCGACTCTGACCTCTTGCGCGCTGGCATTTGTGCAGCTCGTGGCCCAAACCGCCGATCGGGGCCTCCGTCGCCAGGCCGACCTCTTCGCCTGGCGCCCCCAAACCGCCCTCCACCAGTTGGGATTCAAGTAA
- a CDS encoding cyclic nucleotide-binding domain-containing protein produces the protein MMSTDRNAMGPAPPLNEFAESLRRHHALSLLPLVELSETVQQSTRCTLAIGDTLFAAGDLDDSAYFLLRGRLRIVHLCGSHRSSLATVRPGALMGAHSVADHWQRNVTCYAAEESEVAIFPRATLEGLFRRRPDLAPHFDKSLEDQLLLEILGLDQLLSGVPAEQIFPAIDSFGEASFAAGETVVREGDRGDTMYVVVSGRLEVRKWLAARQQRVAELSKGDYFGECSLVLEAPRSATVSALEPTVCFTLKHEDLKQLQNTAPTLACQLRGRFHAYSINWAAINDSHQIVLAPVLREQIVHRDASELPSELPAIVEQPMLWKMLRLSRLMDLLPPMLAAPVFNRLQETVVQAGDKLVEQGLVIVRTGELTVRSRLSQADAGELCRLGPGDLWGAGRLLGKADDCRLTAVRRSECFTLEPTASQLLSQHLPPWRSLLEKLAAEEFIRQLPEESLPNESPVRELASCAAVHSSRGGRFPWIAARRDNECGVASLAMLLQYLGQKVPYEQVREAVDLLPHGCSLFSLQRAAESFGLQTRPVRFARRRIPPDALPAIIHWDDSHYQVLYQVQGRRAIYADPAVGLVRTSLLFFKRRWNGRLLKINLN, from the coding sequence ATGATGAGTACTGACAGGAACGCTATGGGGCCGGCGCCGCCGTTGAATGAATTTGCTGAATCGTTGCGTCGCCATCATGCCCTGTCTCTGCTGCCGCTGGTCGAGTTGAGCGAGACTGTGCAGCAATCGACTCGCTGCACGCTGGCGATCGGCGACACGCTGTTCGCCGCTGGAGATCTGGATGACTCCGCCTATTTCCTGTTGCGAGGCCGGTTGCGGATCGTGCATCTTTGCGGTTCTCACCGCTCTAGTTTGGCGACCGTCCGGCCGGGAGCGTTGATGGGGGCTCACTCCGTGGCGGACCACTGGCAGCGTAATGTTACTTGTTACGCTGCGGAAGAGAGCGAAGTCGCGATCTTTCCTCGAGCGACGCTTGAGGGGCTGTTTCGTCGGCGACCGGACTTAGCGCCGCACTTTGACAAGAGCCTAGAAGATCAACTCCTACTAGAGATACTGGGGCTGGACCAGTTGCTCAGCGGGGTTCCGGCGGAACAGATCTTCCCGGCAATTGATAGTTTTGGCGAAGCCAGTTTCGCGGCTGGAGAAACGGTCGTGCGCGAGGGCGACCGAGGCGACACGATGTACGTCGTCGTGAGCGGCCGGCTCGAAGTCCGCAAATGGCTCGCCGCTCGGCAGCAGCGTGTGGCCGAACTTTCCAAAGGGGATTATTTCGGCGAATGTTCGCTGGTCCTTGAGGCGCCCCGTTCCGCCACGGTCTCCGCCCTGGAGCCGACCGTCTGCTTCACACTCAAACATGAGGACCTGAAGCAGCTGCAGAACACGGCGCCGACCCTCGCTTGCCAACTGCGCGGGCGCTTTCACGCATACTCAATTAATTGGGCGGCCATTAACGATTCCCATCAAATTGTCTTGGCCCCCGTGCTCCGTGAACAGATCGTACACCGCGATGCGAGCGAGCTTCCTTCCGAGCTGCCGGCGATTGTGGAGCAGCCGATGCTGTGGAAGATGCTGCGGCTCAGCCGGCTAATGGATTTATTGCCGCCCATGCTGGCCGCGCCCGTCTTCAACCGCTTGCAGGAAACGGTCGTTCAAGCGGGAGACAAGCTGGTCGAGCAGGGGCTAGTCATTGTTCGCACGGGAGAACTGACTGTCCGCTCACGTTTGTCGCAAGCAGATGCGGGAGAACTCTGCCGACTGGGACCGGGCGACCTCTGGGGCGCGGGAAGGCTGTTGGGGAAAGCTGACGATTGCCGACTCACGGCCGTGCGGCGCAGCGAGTGCTTCACGCTGGAGCCGACTGCCTCGCAGCTGCTATCACAGCACCTGCCGCCCTGGCGATCCCTACTGGAGAAGCTGGCGGCGGAAGAGTTCATCCGTCAACTGCCAGAGGAAAGCCTTCCTAACGAGTCGCCCGTGCGGGAGCTGGCGAGCTGTGCCGCGGTCCATTCCTCGCGGGGCGGTCGCTTCCCCTGGATCGCCGCCCGGCGGGACAACGAGTGCGGCGTCGCCTCCTTGGCCATGCTGCTACAGTACCTTGGGCAAAAGGTTCCCTATGAGCAAGTTCGGGAAGCGGTCGATTTGCTGCCGCACGGCTGCTCTTTGTTCAGTCTTCAACGGGCGGCGGAAAGCTTTGGCCTGCAGACTCGGCCCGTCCGCTTCGCCCGACGCCGGATCCCGCCGGACGCCTTGCCGGCCATCATTCACTGGGATGATTCGCACTATCAGGTGCTGTATCAGGTGCAAGGCCGCAGGGCGATCTACGCCGATCCGGCCGTGGGACTAGTGCGCACTTCGCTGCTGTTCTTCAAACGTCGTTGGAATGGGCGACTACTCAAGATAAACCTCAACTAA
- a CDS encoding peptidylprolyl isomerase: MTDVLAHLRESGELGAVVRSVRQQQLVRQWAEQRSLSATLEEIQRAADSFRASAGLQGAEETRYWLEQNGMTPDDLERRAELAVLRRKLMEQIQDVAVEQAYAESRENLSQARISHILVDSENLAGELLLRLREEGASFVELARAYSKDSDNADNGGYLGVIRGDQLAPPVCEEVFAAEPGDYLGPYPEGPFYQLLQVRELLPAQLDETTVWLLRERLFEEILQVAAGSVEFTPLGTPAE; this comes from the coding sequence GTGACAGATGTGCTAGCGCACCTGCGTGAGTCGGGCGAGCTGGGCGCCGTTGTCCGCTCCGTGCGGCAGCAACAACTGGTTCGCCAATGGGCCGAGCAGCGTTCGCTGAGCGCTACGCTTGAAGAGATCCAGCGTGCTGCTGACTCCTTTCGGGCCTCCGCAGGATTGCAGGGCGCCGAGGAGACGCGTTACTGGCTTGAGCAGAACGGCATGACGCCCGACGACCTGGAGCGGCGTGCAGAACTGGCGGTGCTGCGGCGAAAGCTGATGGAGCAAATTCAGGATGTAGCGGTCGAGCAGGCGTACGCCGAATCGCGTGAGAATCTGAGCCAGGCGCGCATCTCGCATATTCTGGTCGACTCCGAGAACTTGGCCGGTGAATTGCTGTTGCGGCTTCGCGAAGAGGGCGCCAGCTTTGTTGAACTCGCTCGAGCCTACTCGAAAGATTCCGACAACGCCGATAACGGCGGATACCTGGGGGTCATCCGCGGCGATCAGTTGGCGCCTCCGGTCTGCGAAGAGGTCTTCGCCGCCGAGCCTGGCGATTACTTGGGCCCTTACCCAGAAGGCCCTTTCTATCAACTACTGCAAGTCCGCGAACTGCTGCCGGCCCAACTTGACGAGACGACTGTCTGGCTGCTTCGTGAACGCCTGTTTGAGGAAATTCTGCAAGTGGCCGCCGGCTCGGTCGAGTTTACGCCTCTTGGGACGCCTGCTGAGTAA
- a CDS encoding preprotein translocase subunit SecA, with the protein MLRLPFGVGRWLSLADQAIRLSDSWRNKSDDELFQTARRLRWQVRGGMPMKRCRMEIAALVRETTRRRLGMAHYPVQLAGGFAMLAGRIAEMQTGEGKTITALTPVIARAFAGKGCHVFSSNDYLASRDAAELEPVYMALGLTVGCVVNGMQPAERRVAYGKDITYGTASEMGFDFLRDRLEAGAQGVGWEGQDRFAVGGGARPLHRGHYFALVDEADAVLIDEASTPLIISMPEPVDYPTVALHRWSHRVARRLTEERDFEFESRDKAVRLSEDGCRRVLLSSRPGIIAGVEVERLYAHVESALVARLGYHLNRHYIVRDGEIVIVDEGTGRTSEGRKWQDGLHQAIEAKERLQLSGGSGTAAQITTQGFFRLYKHLAGMTGTTDNAVRELKKTYHVGVAVIPTHARKQRRRLPPRVFAQLEDKRAAIVEEVKRLLAQDRAILVGAPSVKASEALSQCLTAAAVPHNVLNAKHHQEEAEIVARAGQLGQVTIATNMAGRGTDIKLADEVRKAGGLHVIAGEMHSSPRTDRQLIGRCARQADPGSYQFFVSLEDELFHAAPESTHKVLKACAKVFGQRLPRWWIGYYLQVRRGIERQLRKQRKMMLRQERDRKKRFQVLALDPYLEFIE; encoded by the coding sequence ATGCTGCGACTTCCCTTTGGCGTCGGCCGCTGGCTGTCTCTGGCCGATCAAGCGATCCGACTGTCGGACTCCTGGCGGAACAAGAGCGACGACGAGTTGTTCCAAACGGCCCGCCGCCTGCGCTGGCAAGTGCGCGGCGGAATGCCGATGAAACGCTGCCGGATGGAGATCGCCGCGCTGGTGCGCGAGACGACGCGTCGCCGACTGGGAATGGCTCACTATCCCGTCCAGCTGGCGGGCGGCTTCGCCATGTTAGCCGGGCGAATCGCCGAAATGCAAACCGGCGAGGGAAAGACGATCACCGCGTTGACGCCGGTAATTGCCAGGGCATTCGCCGGCAAGGGCTGCCATGTTTTCTCCTCGAACGACTACCTCGCCTCGCGCGATGCAGCAGAGCTGGAGCCGGTGTACATGGCGCTGGGACTTACCGTCGGCTGCGTAGTCAATGGCATGCAACCGGCCGAACGACGGGTCGCCTACGGCAAAGACATTACCTACGGCACGGCGTCCGAGATGGGCTTTGACTTCCTGCGGGATCGCCTGGAGGCGGGCGCCCAAGGGGTCGGCTGGGAAGGTCAAGATCGGTTCGCTGTCGGCGGAGGCGCGCGGCCGCTGCATCGCGGACACTATTTCGCCCTGGTTGATGAAGCCGATGCGGTACTAATCGACGAAGCCTCGACTCCGCTGATAATCTCCATGCCGGAGCCGGTCGACTATCCAACGGTGGCCCTGCATCGCTGGTCGCATCGGGTCGCCCGCCGGTTAACCGAGGAAAGAGACTTCGAGTTTGAAAGTCGGGACAAGGCGGTCCGCCTGAGCGAGGACGGCTGCCGACGCGTGCTGCTCAGTTCTCGCCCCGGCATCATCGCTGGCGTGGAGGTCGAACGGCTCTACGCCCACGTCGAAAGCGCCTTGGTTGCTCGCTTGGGCTATCACCTTAATCGGCACTACATTGTCCGCGATGGCGAGATCGTCATCGTCGACGAAGGCACCGGGCGGACCTCCGAAGGCCGCAAGTGGCAGGATGGTCTGCATCAGGCGATCGAGGCCAAAGAACGGCTGCAGCTTTCCGGCGGCAGCGGTACAGCCGCCCAAATCACCACCCAGGGCTTCTTTCGTTTGTATAAGCATTTGGCCGGGATGACGGGCACCACCGACAACGCCGTCCGCGAACTGAAAAAGACGTATCACGTCGGCGTGGCCGTGATACCAACCCACGCTCGGAAGCAGCGCCGCCGGCTGCCGCCGCGAGTATTCGCTCAGTTGGAAGATAAACGAGCCGCGATTGTAGAAGAAGTGAAGCGCCTGCTGGCCCAGGATCGCGCCATCCTGGTCGGCGCCCCGAGTGTGAAAGCGTCCGAAGCGCTCTCACAGTGCCTGACCGCCGCCGCCGTGCCGCACAACGTCTTGAACGCCAAGCATCATCAAGAAGAGGCTGAGATCGTCGCTCGGGCCGGCCAGCTCGGTCAGGTGACCATCGCCACGAACATGGCCGGTCGAGGCACCGATATCAAGCTTGCGGACGAGGTCCGAAAAGCCGGGGGACTTCACGTCATTGCCGGAGAAATGCACAGCTCCCCACGCACCGACCGCCAGTTGATCGGCCGCTGCGCACGCCAGGCGGACCCCGGCTCCTATCAGTTCTTCGTTTCGCTAGAGGACGAGCTCTTTCACGCCGCCCCGGAATCCACGCACAAGGTGCTGAAGGCTTGCGCCAAAGTCTTCGGTCAACGCTTACCACGCTGGTGGATCGGCTACTACTTGCAGGTGCGGCGGGGGATCGAGCGGCAACTGAGGAAGCAGCGGAAGATGATGTTGCGGCAGGAACGCGATCGGAAAAAACGGTTTCAAGTACTGGCCCTGGATCCCTATTTGGAATTCATTGAGTAG
- a CDS encoding GAF domain-containing protein, with translation MIRSRPPIDDFFLPFLEIVGDSLGAQAAALWRLADDGQILPVRHLGEDLRARFPTEEAVQAHCKLLERAASGETLLHEAKGADDPLAPAAIYLAPLVVRRECIGVVEAVCQPADREEAEERMERMETAVGLASQYLHEQTRSEQDSPAETAGLDLSLVALRLHQSLSLSETAASASNDGRLILGCDRLSVFVNHGRDVRPVAISGQSQVNRRSALVKKLTQVAQQAIRSEEPLIFTGDPTQLPPEMEEPLAELIDESGLTTLAIIPLMRPEPLVREETEADQRRRNLRPRKPFGCLLAEWKSESGLQERPLGPLKLFSEHAAAALSHADEHRRLYLLRAWKTLGRGIDWFHGRRLAAAVAILAAAFVGAAALMLIPWEHRVVVEGRLAPQDRQVLFAPMDGRVSELQVHSGGEFAAGAPLLRLVNDELEVQLVELRSQLEQSRASIRELQQRARKLVESDGISQTRALLGKEQLQLKGLQQQLIALERREAGLLITAPKKGVVTTFNVELLLRERPVKRGEQLLELMAADSPWQLELDIPAKRVGHVIREMGKRKEPLLVEFVLLTEPTVKHRGKLIHVGERSITMAEKGNVFEAVAQIDGQLTSVRFGADTRAKIYCGKKSLGYVLFGDLIDFLRAKLWI, from the coding sequence TTGATCAGGTCGCGACCTCCGATCGACGATTTCTTTCTGCCGTTTCTCGAAATTGTCGGCGACTCCTTGGGCGCCCAAGCGGCAGCACTGTGGCGTCTGGCGGACGATGGACAGATCCTGCCCGTGCGTCATTTGGGCGAGGATCTTCGCGCACGGTTCCCAACCGAGGAGGCGGTCCAAGCACACTGCAAGTTGCTGGAAAGGGCGGCCTCCGGCGAAACGCTTCTGCACGAAGCTAAGGGGGCCGACGATCCGCTGGCTCCCGCCGCCATTTATCTGGCTCCGTTGGTCGTGCGCCGCGAGTGCATCGGCGTCGTGGAAGCAGTTTGCCAGCCGGCCGATCGCGAAGAGGCTGAGGAGCGGATGGAGCGGATGGAAACGGCCGTCGGCTTGGCTTCGCAATACCTCCATGAGCAAACCCGCTCGGAACAGGATTCTCCCGCGGAGACCGCCGGACTCGATCTGTCGCTGGTCGCCCTACGACTGCACCAGTCGCTCTCCCTCAGCGAGACGGCCGCCTCCGCGTCCAACGATGGAAGACTGATCCTCGGCTGCGATCGCCTGAGCGTCTTCGTCAATCATGGACGCGATGTTCGGCCCGTCGCCATCAGTGGGCAATCCCAGGTTAATCGACGCTCCGCTCTCGTCAAGAAACTAACCCAGGTCGCCCAGCAAGCGATTCGCTCCGAAGAGCCGCTGATCTTCACTGGTGATCCGACCCAACTGCCGCCGGAAATGGAAGAGCCGCTAGCCGAACTGATCGACGAAAGCGGCCTGACGACGCTGGCCATCATTCCTCTCATGCGGCCTGAACCGCTCGTCCGGGAAGAAACCGAGGCCGATCAACGCCGCCGTAACCTTCGCCCGCGAAAACCGTTCGGCTGCCTGTTGGCGGAATGGAAGAGCGAAAGCGGCCTCCAAGAACGGCCGCTGGGGCCGCTCAAGTTGTTCAGCGAACATGCCGCTGCAGCGCTGTCGCACGCGGATGAGCACCGCCGCCTTTATCTGCTCCGCGCCTGGAAAACGCTCGGCCGCGGCATCGATTGGTTTCATGGTCGGCGCCTGGCCGCCGCAGTGGCGATTCTGGCCGCCGCCTTCGTGGGCGCCGCAGCGCTGATGCTGATCCCTTGGGAACACCGCGTCGTCGTCGAGGGCCGGCTGGCGCCGCAAGATCGCCAAGTGCTCTTTGCGCCGATGGATGGCCGCGTCAGTGAACTACAGGTTCATAGCGGCGGAGAGTTCGCAGCCGGCGCTCCGTTGCTACGCCTTGTCAACGATGAACTCGAAGTACAGCTGGTTGAACTCCGCAGTCAGCTCGAGCAGTCTCGGGCCTCCATTCGTGAATTACAGCAACGAGCGCGTAAGCTCGTTGAAAGCGATGGCATTTCCCAGACCCGCGCCCTCTTGGGTAAAGAGCAACTGCAGCTGAAAGGACTTCAGCAGCAGCTGATAGCGCTGGAACGGAGGGAAGCAGGCTTGCTGATCACGGCGCCCAAAAAGGGCGTCGTGACAACATTCAATGTCGAACTGTTGCTCCGCGAACGGCCCGTCAAACGCGGCGAGCAATTGCTGGAGCTGATGGCGGCTGACAGTCCCTGGCAATTGGAGCTGGACATTCCAGCGAAACGCGTCGGCCACGTCATCCGCGAAATGGGAAAACGGAAAGAACCCTTGCTGGTCGAGTTTGTGCTGCTGACCGAACCCACGGTCAAACACCGTGGCAAACTCATTCACGTCGGCGAACGCTCGATCACAATGGCTGAAAAAGGGAACGTCTTCGAAGCGGTGGCCCAGATCGACGGACAACTAACGTCCGTCCGCTTTGGAGCCGACACCCGAGCCAAAATATACTGCGGAAAAAAGAGCCTGGGCTACGTCCTCTTCGGCGACCTAATCGACTTCCTCCGCGCCAAACTGTGGATCTAA